The Deltaproteobacteria bacterium genome segment TGTCTTTCCAGGACCGACCAAAACCCCTTGTAGGTCATCTCCACTCCTTCAAGAAGGGCTTTAGGGTCTTCCGTCTCACGGCCATGTTCCATGGCCCGTTCCAGATTATCCATTACCGGAAGCAATTCTTTTAATAGACTTCCAATAGCGAATTTGTAGGCCTCGTTTTTCTCCTTTTCCGCCCTCTTTTTATAATTGTCCAACTCGGCCGATAAGCGAAGATAACGGTCGTAATGTTCTTTGGCCTCTTTTTCTTTTTCTTGAAACCTGGTCTCCAAATCCGATTTATTTTCTTTTTCGGCCGGGTCGGCCGGCCCTTCCGTTGTTTCCGTATTTTTTGGTTTGATTGGTTCTTCCGTTACCTTGATATGGGTCAAAGGGTTTCCCTCACTTTATATCTTATTTTTTAATTTATTAAGAATCAGCTCTTCTTCTCCAAAATTTGGCTGACCATCTTGGCCGTATAG includes the following:
- the grpE gene encoding nucleotide exchange factor GrpE; its protein translation is MTHIKVTEEPIKPKNTETTEGPADPAEKENKSDLETRFQEKEKEAKEHYDRYLRLSAELDNYKKRAEKEKNEAYKFAIGSLLKELLPVMDNLERAMEHGRETEDPKALLEGVEMTYKGFWSVLERHGVTQVEALGEEFDPNHHEAVMVQEDAQKPPGVVIAQLQKGYRLHKRLVRPAMVVVSKKPEINPDEDPEA